TTTTGGGGTATTATTGATGGGCCTTAATGACCACAAACAAAAGATTGATCATACAGTTATTGTTGGTGTATATTGCATCCTTGTTTATCTATTGGTAGATATTGTTGTGGGACTTTGCAACATTGTGGCCAATGCTGTACTTGGGATTGAGCTAGAACTACACTCTAATGAGCCTTACTTGTCCACTTCATTGCAAGAATTCTGGGGAAGGAGGTGGAACCTCATTGTAACAAATCTTCTTAGACACACCATATACATTCCTGCGAGAACTGCACTGTCCAGGACGGTATTGGGCCCCCAATGGGCCTCAGTGCCCGGAGTCATGGCGTCTTTCGTGGTATCCGGCATAATGCACGAGCTGTTGTTCTATTACGTCACACGTGCCGCTCCCACGTGGGAGGTCACGTGCTTCTTTGTCTTGCATGGGGTGTGTGTGGTTGTGGAGTTGTGTGTGATGAAGTGGTTGGGACACAAAGGGATGCTACATTGGGCTATTTCAGGGCCCGTCACGGTGGTGTTTGTGGTGGCCACCGCCGCATGGCTCTTCTTTCCGCCGCTGTTGCGTGTCGGGGCTGATGAGAGAGCCTTGGAGGAGTTCAGGAATTTAGTTGATTGTATAAAggaaacattttaaaaaatgatgtaaaaaatttctgaaatttttttacCCTAATTATATGTTCTGCTTAGTTATTCATTTTGTTTTCAAGTACAGAGAGGAGTATATGCCGATTTTGTGATATACTTCCAAATGTGAGAAATGTGCAAATAAATTATTTGCAGCAAATCTTATCCAATTTGTCATTTTTAGATTGTAAACTAGTATCTTGTCCGCACAAGTGCACATGACACTAATTTAAGTAGACATAATATGTGTTAAAAAATGCTTAGATATATTAAACTAAACTAGCttatttttctgcataattataCAGAAGTTGCACTTGCGAGAATGATTTTTCCCTAAGCATTAGTTCTTTTCTTAACCGTTGCATATGATATAATG
The Arachis stenosperma cultivar V10309 chromosome 7, arast.V10309.gnm1.PFL2, whole genome shotgun sequence genome window above contains:
- the LOC130940646 gene encoding probable long-chain-alcohol O-fatty-acyltransferase 5; translation: MHIISDIRNILLTMQNMLGPKCKELEGEIKNLMKVWFSIIASLCYCYFISSNIPKGKLRLLSLTPVLCLFTFLPLQLSYVLPTGITAFLITWLTSFKLILFTFDLGPLSSNPPKSLPFFLSFACLPLRGITQNQNQPYPSNQTHHNPSKNKVRKEKLHFIIFPIKALLFGVLLMGLNDHKQKIDHTVIVGVYCILVYLLVDIVVGLCNIVANAVLGIELELHSNEPYLSTSLQEFWGRRWNLIVTNLLRHTIYIPARTALSRTVLGPQWASVPGVMASFVVSGIMHELLFYYVTRAAPTWEVTCFFVLHGVCVVVELCVMKWLGHKGMLHWAISGPVTVVFVVATAAWLFFPPLLRVGADERALEEFRNLVDCIKETF